A stretch of Eriocheir sinensis breed Jianghai 21 unplaced genomic scaffold, ASM2467909v1 Scaffold41, whole genome shotgun sequence DNA encodes these proteins:
- the LOC126992169 gene encoding uncharacterized protein LOC126992169 has translation MLPPVKGGQIFTWIDTHRTRFCKLTTPKSGSGRPVLSVREKWIFEKFSFLKEHIRCVPQRQSQMFGMQPDQQETQGEQGEEAEEEVILEELEDAVVVATPSITVAPTVFTPSTSTTPAGKRKRTPTDDGALIEKVLGHLSDSRDVRQRLQRLEHRTPQQHKVHAFYEYMECLTWILFSGGGIRQRLWNWGISSWLKMIKRRENTYPQSRSRPGDIGQACQVMGDICIILLTSPPTTSSSLNTLVWMCSHALALPTHLQPRRIHPWRERPC, from the exons aTGCTCCCTCCTGTAAAAG GTGGGCAGATTTTCACCTGGATAGACACACATCGAACAAGGTTCTGTAAACTAACAACACCTAAGTCAGGGAGTGGGCGTCCCGTTCTGTCCGTGAGGGAGAAATGGATTTTCGAAAAATTCAGCTTCCTCAAGGAGCACATCAGATGTGTCCCCCAGCGTCAGTCACAAATG TTTGGTATGCAGCCTGACCAGCAAGAGACGCAAGGAGAGCAGGGggaggaggctgaagaggaaGTGATCCTTGAGGAGTTGGAGGATGCTGTTGTGGTCGCCACACCCTCCATCACCGTCGCACCTACGGTCTTCACCCCTTCCACCAGCACTACCCCTGCAGGAAAGAGGAAGCGCACCCCGACGGATGACGGTGCATTAATCGAAAAG GTTTTGGGTCATCTCTCCGACTCCCGAGATGTGAGGCAGCGACTACAACGACTTGAGCATCGAACGCCTCAACAACACAAAGTTCACGCTTTCTACGAATACATGGAATGCCTGACATGGATCCTGTTCTCTGGCGGCGGTATACGGCAAAGGTTATGGAACTGGGGAATCAGTTCATGGctgaagatgataaaaagaagagaaaacacgtATCCCCAATCAAGGTCCCGCCCAGGGGACATTGGCCAGGCCTGCCAGGTGATGGGGGACATTTGTATTATCCTCCTCACTTCCCCACCTACCACCAGCTCCAGCCTCAACACCCTGGTGTGGATGTGCAGCCACGCCCTCGCACTCCCCACACACCTTCAACCTCGACGTATTCATCCCTGGAGGGAGAGGCCCTGCTAG